From a region of the Macadamia integrifolia cultivar HAES 741 unplaced genomic scaffold, SCU_Mint_v3 scaffold1811, whole genome shotgun sequence genome:
- the LOC122064904 gene encoding uncharacterized CRM domain-containing protein At3g25440, chloroplastic isoform X1, which produces MLGLFTSAGIRKSHQIKTLMCSPLFSMLFLHRPILWKASSSYGILCKVFNWSTGLVSPFGIRSCHLTSCFWSLSIQHRSMVTDATSSIKHLEDGAGIDGNTTPKVKRKKLKGKRAVVRWLKFFRYKKKKDYERMTAEEKILYKLRKAQKKEARIIEALKKIEPAESLEATHDPEILTPEEHFFFLKMGLKNKNYVPIGRRGIFQGVILNMHLHWKKHQTVKVLVKNFSPEEVKEIAVDLARLSGGIVLDIHEEYTIIMYRGKNYSQPPTEIMSPKITLSRKKALDKSKNRDALRAVRKYIPRLEQELELLQAKAKMEHENKTEPGKEGHETQVGSNNNGGLSDWQLGHSAKLEEILCENNESPEDDSMSESGIGSESEALSDIFETDSDGDEELKAERSLYLDEFEKFPVKRDGEPDDFEDHLRQISADSRKKDVELPDLDEVDRMFLRAESLLKKKWR; this is translated from the exons atgttgGGGCTATTTACTTCAGCAGGAATCCGCAAATCTCACCAGATCAAAACTTTAATGTGCAGTCCTTTATTTTCCATGCTCTTCTTACATAGACCAATACTTTGGAAAGCCAG TAGCTCCTATGGTATTTTGTGCAAGGTCTTCAATTGGAGTACTGGTCTTGTCTCACCTTTTGGAATCAGAAGCTGTCACCTCACGAGTTGTTTCTGGAGTCTCTCAATTCAGCACCGGAGCATGGTCACCGATGCAACAAGTTCTATAAAGCATTTGGAAGATGGGGCAGGCATTGATGGTAATACTACTCCAAAAGTGAAGAGGAAAAAGTTAAAGGGAAAAAGGGCAGTTGTTAGGTGGCTCAAGTTCTTCAgatataagaagaagaaagattatGAAAGGATGACagcagaagaaaaaatattatataaattGAGGAAG GCTCAAAAGAAGGAGGCTAGAATtatagaagctctgaagaagaTTGAACCTGCAGAATCGTTAGAAGCAACCCATGATCCCGAAATTTTGACACCAGAGGaacacttcttcttcttaaagatGGGCCTCAAGAACAAGAATTATGTGCCCATTGGAAGGCGTGGAATCTTCCAAGGTGTAATCCTGAACATGCATCTACATTGGAAAAAGCACCAGACCGTAAAGGTGCTTGTCAAAAATTTCAGTCCTGAGGAAGTCAAGGAGATTGCAGTAGACCTGGCAAGATTGAGTGGAGGGATTGTCCTTGACATTCATGAAGAGTATACAATTATCATGTACAGAGGCAAGAACTATTCTCAGCCACCAACAGAGATAATGTCCCCTAAGATCACTCTTTCCCGGAAGAAG GCGTTGGATAAGTCCAAAAACCGGGATGCCCTTAGAGCTGTTCGGAAGTACATCCCAAGGCTTGAACAGGAGCTTGAGTTGCTTCAAGCAAAAGCAAAAATGGAGCATGAAAATAAAACTGAGCCTGGAAAGGAAGGCCATGAGACGCAGGTTGgcagcaacaacaatggtgGCCTATCCGACTGGCAGTTGGGGCATTCAGCTAAGTTGGAAGAGATACTTTGTGAAAATAATGAGTCTCCTGAGGATGATTCTATGAGTGAATCTGGTATTGGCTCAGAATCTGAAGCTTTGTCTGATATCTTTGAGACAGATTCTGATGGGGACGAGGAGCTAAAGGCAGAACGTTCACTTTATCTGGATGAATTTGAAAAGTTTCCCGTAAAACGCGATGGGGAGCCTGATGATTTTGAGGATCACCTGCGTCAAATTTCTGCAGACTCAAGGAAGAAAGATGTTGAACTACCAGACCTCGATGAGGTTGATAGGATGTTCTTGCGTGCAGAATCACTGTTAAAAAAGAAGTGGAGATGA
- the LOC122064904 gene encoding uncharacterized CRM domain-containing protein At3g25440, chloroplastic isoform X2 yields the protein MLGLFTSAGIRKSHQIKTLMCSPLFSMLFLHRPILWKASSYGILCKVFNWSTGLVSPFGIRSCHLTSCFWSLSIQHRSMVTDATSSIKHLEDGAGIDGNTTPKVKRKKLKGKRAVVRWLKFFRYKKKKDYERMTAEEKILYKLRKAQKKEARIIEALKKIEPAESLEATHDPEILTPEEHFFFLKMGLKNKNYVPIGRRGIFQGVILNMHLHWKKHQTVKVLVKNFSPEEVKEIAVDLARLSGGIVLDIHEEYTIIMYRGKNYSQPPTEIMSPKITLSRKKALDKSKNRDALRAVRKYIPRLEQELELLQAKAKMEHENKTEPGKEGHETQVGSNNNGGLSDWQLGHSAKLEEILCENNESPEDDSMSESGIGSESEALSDIFETDSDGDEELKAERSLYLDEFEKFPVKRDGEPDDFEDHLRQISADSRKKDVELPDLDEVDRMFLRAESLLKKKWR from the exons atgttgGGGCTATTTACTTCAGCAGGAATCCGCAAATCTCACCAGATCAAAACTTTAATGTGCAGTCCTTTATTTTCCATGCTCTTCTTACATAGACCAATACTTTGGAAAGCCAG CTCCTATGGTATTTTGTGCAAGGTCTTCAATTGGAGTACTGGTCTTGTCTCACCTTTTGGAATCAGAAGCTGTCACCTCACGAGTTGTTTCTGGAGTCTCTCAATTCAGCACCGGAGCATGGTCACCGATGCAACAAGTTCTATAAAGCATTTGGAAGATGGGGCAGGCATTGATGGTAATACTACTCCAAAAGTGAAGAGGAAAAAGTTAAAGGGAAAAAGGGCAGTTGTTAGGTGGCTCAAGTTCTTCAgatataagaagaagaaagattatGAAAGGATGACagcagaagaaaaaatattatataaattGAGGAAG GCTCAAAAGAAGGAGGCTAGAATtatagaagctctgaagaagaTTGAACCTGCAGAATCGTTAGAAGCAACCCATGATCCCGAAATTTTGACACCAGAGGaacacttcttcttcttaaagatGGGCCTCAAGAACAAGAATTATGTGCCCATTGGAAGGCGTGGAATCTTCCAAGGTGTAATCCTGAACATGCATCTACATTGGAAAAAGCACCAGACCGTAAAGGTGCTTGTCAAAAATTTCAGTCCTGAGGAAGTCAAGGAGATTGCAGTAGACCTGGCAAGATTGAGTGGAGGGATTGTCCTTGACATTCATGAAGAGTATACAATTATCATGTACAGAGGCAAGAACTATTCTCAGCCACCAACAGAGATAATGTCCCCTAAGATCACTCTTTCCCGGAAGAAG GCGTTGGATAAGTCCAAAAACCGGGATGCCCTTAGAGCTGTTCGGAAGTACATCCCAAGGCTTGAACAGGAGCTTGAGTTGCTTCAAGCAAAAGCAAAAATGGAGCATGAAAATAAAACTGAGCCTGGAAAGGAAGGCCATGAGACGCAGGTTGgcagcaacaacaatggtgGCCTATCCGACTGGCAGTTGGGGCATTCAGCTAAGTTGGAAGAGATACTTTGTGAAAATAATGAGTCTCCTGAGGATGATTCTATGAGTGAATCTGGTATTGGCTCAGAATCTGAAGCTTTGTCTGATATCTTTGAGACAGATTCTGATGGGGACGAGGAGCTAAAGGCAGAACGTTCACTTTATCTGGATGAATTTGAAAAGTTTCCCGTAAAACGCGATGGGGAGCCTGATGATTTTGAGGATCACCTGCGTCAAATTTCTGCAGACTCAAGGAAGAAAGATGTTGAACTACCAGACCTCGATGAGGTTGATAGGATGTTCTTGCGTGCAGAATCACTGTTAAAAAAGAAGTGGAGATGA
- the LOC122064904 gene encoding uncharacterized CRM domain-containing protein At3g25440, chloroplastic isoform X3, protein MVTDATSSIKHLEDGAGIDGNTTPKVKRKKLKGKRAVVRWLKFFRYKKKKDYERMTAEEKILYKLRKAQKKEARIIEALKKIEPAESLEATHDPEILTPEEHFFFLKMGLKNKNYVPIGRRGIFQGVILNMHLHWKKHQTVKVLVKNFSPEEVKEIAVDLARLSGGIVLDIHEEYTIIMYRGKNYSQPPTEIMSPKITLSRKKALDKSKNRDALRAVRKYIPRLEQELELLQAKAKMEHENKTEPGKEGHETQVGSNNNGGLSDWQLGHSAKLEEILCENNESPEDDSMSESGIGSESEALSDIFETDSDGDEELKAERSLYLDEFEKFPVKRDGEPDDFEDHLRQISADSRKKDVELPDLDEVDRMFLRAESLLKKKWR, encoded by the exons ATGGTCACCGATGCAACAAGTTCTATAAAGCATTTGGAAGATGGGGCAGGCATTGATGGTAATACTACTCCAAAAGTGAAGAGGAAAAAGTTAAAGGGAAAAAGGGCAGTTGTTAGGTGGCTCAAGTTCTTCAgatataagaagaagaaagattatGAAAGGATGACagcagaagaaaaaatattatataaattGAGGAAG GCTCAAAAGAAGGAGGCTAGAATtatagaagctctgaagaagaTTGAACCTGCAGAATCGTTAGAAGCAACCCATGATCCCGAAATTTTGACACCAGAGGaacacttcttcttcttaaagatGGGCCTCAAGAACAAGAATTATGTGCCCATTGGAAGGCGTGGAATCTTCCAAGGTGTAATCCTGAACATGCATCTACATTGGAAAAAGCACCAGACCGTAAAGGTGCTTGTCAAAAATTTCAGTCCTGAGGAAGTCAAGGAGATTGCAGTAGACCTGGCAAGATTGAGTGGAGGGATTGTCCTTGACATTCATGAAGAGTATACAATTATCATGTACAGAGGCAAGAACTATTCTCAGCCACCAACAGAGATAATGTCCCCTAAGATCACTCTTTCCCGGAAGAAG GCGTTGGATAAGTCCAAAAACCGGGATGCCCTTAGAGCTGTTCGGAAGTACATCCCAAGGCTTGAACAGGAGCTTGAGTTGCTTCAAGCAAAAGCAAAAATGGAGCATGAAAATAAAACTGAGCCTGGAAAGGAAGGCCATGAGACGCAGGTTGgcagcaacaacaatggtgGCCTATCCGACTGGCAGTTGGGGCATTCAGCTAAGTTGGAAGAGATACTTTGTGAAAATAATGAGTCTCCTGAGGATGATTCTATGAGTGAATCTGGTATTGGCTCAGAATCTGAAGCTTTGTCTGATATCTTTGAGACAGATTCTGATGGGGACGAGGAGCTAAAGGCAGAACGTTCACTTTATCTGGATGAATTTGAAAAGTTTCCCGTAAAACGCGATGGGGAGCCTGATGATTTTGAGGATCACCTGCGTCAAATTTCTGCAGACTCAAGGAAGAAAGATGTTGAACTACCAGACCTCGATGAGGTTGATAGGATGTTCTTGCGTGCAGAATCACTGTTAAAAAAGAAGTGGAGATGA